Genomic window (Bacteroidota bacterium):
TTTAAGGTACGCGTAGCGACATTGAAGAGAATGATTGATATAGGGAAAGGCTCTAAAAGCCTGATAGATGAAAGCCCCAAAGTTGTTCTTAACAAAATTCAGAATATCGTTATTAAGCAACAGGAAAAGTTTGATAAAATATATCGCTTTATACTGAATCAACTGAAAAAACAGAACATATTCATTATCAACGAAAATCAGATCAAACCGGAACAGGAAAATTTTATCAAAGAATATTTTGAGGAAAAAGTGATGCCTGTTATTTCGCCCATCATGTTGAGCGAAGTATCCAGCTTCCCTAATTTGAGGGATAAATCTATCTATCTGGCAGTAAAGCTTACTAAAGATTCTGCTCCTAAAAAGCCTGAATATGCTTTGATAGAGATACCCACCAGCGATTTGTCCCGGTTTATCGTTTTGCCTTCGGTTAATGATAAGAAATATATCATTCTGCTTGATGATGTTATTCGTTACAATTTGAGCGAAGTATTTTATATTTTTAATTTCGACCATTTTGAGGCTTACACCATCAAGATCACCCGGGATGCCGAACTGGATATTGATAATGACCTATCGGTAAGCTTTCTTGAAAAAATTTCAAAAAGTGTGAAGGACCGCACCAAAGGACAGCCTGTACGTTTTGTGTACGACAGTTCTATTGCCCCCGACATGTTGCGTTATCTTACCCGAAAGTTGAAGCTGGGTAAAGAAGATAATTTTATTCCCGGTGCCCGTTACCACAATTTTAAGGATTTTATGGGTTTTCCGAATATAGGGACAAGGGATATGGAATATATCAGTTGCCCGCCTGTTCCTCATGCTCTTATTCTG
Coding sequences:
- the ppk1 gene encoding polyphosphate kinase 1, which gives rise to MGKQKIIINREISWLSFNDRVLQEASDPAVPLMERIKFLGIFSNNLDEFFKVRVATLKRMIDIGKGSKSLIDESPKVVLNKIQNIVIKQQEKFDKIYRFILNQLKKQNIFIINENQIKPEQENFIKEYFEEKVMPVISPIMLSEVSSFPNLRDKSIYLAVKLTKDSAPKKPEYALIEIPTSDLSRFIVLPSVNDKKYIILLDDVIRYNLSEVFYIFNFDHFEAYTIKITRDAELDIDNDLSVSFLEKISKSVKDRTKGQPVRFVYDSSIAPDMLRYLTRKLKLGKEDNFIPGARYHNFKDFMGFPNIGTRDMEYISCPPVPHALILTHNSILDLIASQDLLLHFPYHKFAHFINFLREAAIDPNVKKIKITLYRIAKNSKVIAALINAARNGKEVTVVVELQARFDESTNIYWSKKLEEAGAKVLFGVRGLKVHSKLVSITRVVNNQLVNYACISTGNFHEDNARIYSDVFFFTIDKRIALEVQKIFDFFENIYKNYTYRHLLVSP